From Nicotiana tabacum cultivar K326 chromosome 15, ASM71507v2, whole genome shotgun sequence, the proteins below share one genomic window:
- the LOC107819488 gene encoding elongation factor 1-delta 1 codes for MAVAFHNLNSDSGLKKLDEYLLTRSYISGYQASKDDITVYSYLAKAPSAEYVNASRWYKHINALLRISGVSGEGAGVTVEGSAPITEEAVATPPAADTKASAAEEEEDDDDVDLFGEETEEEKKAAEERAAAVKASGKKKESGKSSVLLDVKPWDDETDMKKLEEAVRSVQMEGLTYGASKLVPVGYGIKKLQIMLTIVDDLVSVDDLIENYFTVEPINEYVQSCDIVAFNKI; via the exons ATGGCTGTTGCATTCCACAACCTTAACTCTGATTCTGGTCTTAAGAAGCTTGATGAGTACCTCCTGACCCGTAGTTACATCTCTGG GTACCAAGCCTCTAAGGATGATATCACAGTGTATTCATATTTAGCAAAAGCCCCTTCAGCTGAATATGTGAATGCATCTAGGTGGTATAAGCACATCAATGCACTTTTGAGAATCTC TGGTGTATCTGGCGAAGGTGCCGGTGTCACTGTAGAGGGATCTGCACCAATCACCGAGGAGGCAGTGGCAACTCCTCCTGCAGCTGACACTAAG GCTTCAgctgctgaagaagaagaagatgatgatgacgTCGACCTATTTGGTGAGGAAACTGAAGAGGAAAAGAAGGCTGCTGAAGAACGTGCTGCAGCAGTGAAGGCTTCAGGGAAGAAGAAAGAAT CCGGTAAGTCATCAGTTCTCTTGGATGTCAAGCCATGGGATGATGAGACCGATATGAAAAAGCTTGAAGAAGCTGTTCGAAGTGTTCAGATGGAAGGATTGACTTATGGAGCAT CTAAACTTGTTCCTGTTGGATATGGTATTAAGAAGCTGCAAATCATGCTTACCATTGTGGATGACTTGGTCTCTGTGGATGATCTCATTGAGAATTATTTTACAGTTGAACCTATCAATGAGTATGTTCAGAGCTGTGATATTGTTGCTTTCAACAAAATAT GA